The Bacillus sp. Bos-x628 genome segment TGCCAAGCAGATGGCTTCACCAAATCCTTCAGTGCTACCTGTAACAAGTGCCGCAATCTGATGAAGCTGGACGTGCACAAGGATTTTCTCCCCTTCACTTGTTAACATTATTTTCTTAGTTTACTGACGATATGAAGTGCTGCTTCATAAAACCCTTCTGAGATTGTTGGATGCGGATGGATCATTTTGGCCATTTCTTCTGCTGTTCCTTCTAAATACATAAATGAGGAAGCTTCAGAAATCATTTCCGTCACGTGCGGGCCAACCATTGTGGCTCCAATCACTTCTCCGTATTTCGTGTCACATACTAATTTCATAAAGCCGGTCGCTTCACCTGCTGCCAAAGCTTTTCCGCTTGCTGTTAAATCGAAGCGCTCTGTTTGGAAAGAAAGACCTTTTGCTTTCGCCTCTTTTTCAGTAAGCCCTATACTCGCCACCTCTGGTAATGTATAAATACAGCGTGGAACGATATGCGCATTCATTTTTTCATGGTCGCCGCATATATTGCTGACTGCAACGGCTGCCTCTGCCATCGCTGCATGGGCTAGCTGATAACCGCCTGCAACATCTCCGACTGCATATACACCTTCAGCACTTGTTTCCATTCGCTCATTTACTTTGATAAAGGGGCCTTCTAGCTCAAGATCTAGCTTGATCGCTGCTGATAAACGAGGCTTTCTTCCTACACAAACGAGCAATCTTTCAGCCGTAAAGATATGCGTTTCACCTTTGTCATCTTTTGCATGTACCGTTTTAATCCCTTCGTTTTCTGTGACTTCTGTAACGGTTGTTTTTTTAGCGATATGAATCCCTTTTTTCTTCAATTCTTTCTCTAATAGCTTTGATGCTTCTTCATCTTCTTGCGGAATAATCGAAGGAGCCGCCTCAATAATGGTGACTTTAGATTGCAAACTATGGAAAATACATGCTAGTTCAAGACCAATCACGCCTCCGCCAATAATAACAACAGATGCAGGGATATCTGGAATGTCAAAGATCGTATCACTTGTATCGAATTGAACCTCATGTAATCCTAAAATGGGAGGAATCGCAGGTGATGAACCCGTTGCAATGATTAACTGCTTTGTTTCAATCGAATCTGTTCCATCTTGTTTTTCAATGTCAATGCGATGTTTCGTAACTGCTGTTCCTCTTCCTTCATACACATCAATTTTTCCTTGTTTTAGTAAAAAAGCAATGCCTCCTCTTAGCTTTTCAATGACGTCATCTTTACGCTTTCTCATTTTATCGAAGGAAAGAACCATTTCTCCTGTTTCGATCCCCCAGCTTTTCGCCTTTTCAATCGATTCAATTACTTCAGCATGTTTTAGCAATGTCTTGGAAGGGATACAGCCTCGATTTAGACAAGTGCCGCCTAAAAAGCTCTCTTCAATCAAGGCGACCTTTCGTCCGCGTTCAGCTGCTTGAAGGGCAGCCGTATATCCACCTGGTCCTCCGCCAATGACAGTTAAATCATAAGTTTTCATCATCCGATTCATCTCCTACATTAGCAATTCAAATGGTTGTTCAAGCACTTGCTTTACATCTGTTAAAAAGGCCGCCGCTGGTGCACCGTCAACAACACGGTGGTCAAACGATAAGCTCACGCCCATCATTGGTCTTACATGAATTTCACCATCTACCACAACAGGCTTTTCTTGAATACGTCCAACACCTAAGATAGCGACTTCTGGCTGATGAATAATGGGAGTAAAGGTATCGATTGCATACATGCCTAGATTACTAATTGTAAAAGTTGAACCTTTTAGCTGATCTGGTAAAAGCTTTTGATCACGTGCGCTTTTGCCAATTTCTTTTGCTTCTTTTGTCAGTTGTGCTAACCCTTTTTGATCAGCATGTGAAATGACTGGAACCATAAGACCGTCTTTCACTGCGACAGCAAGACCAATGTGTACATTTTCATGGAAATGAAGCTCATTTTGTTCAAACGTCATATTGATTTGAGGGTGACGCGTTAACACTTTGCTGACAGCGTGAATGATGATTTCTGTAAACGATAATCTGTACCCTGTCTCTTTTTCAATAGCCGGCAATAGCTGCTTGCGAATTTCCTTCGCTTTGGTCATATCGATTTCGCTCGTTAATGTGACATGAGGCGCTGTAAAAGCACTTTGTGACATACGATCTGCTATGACTTTTCTCATACCTGCAAGCTTTTGGGTTTTTACTGCAGATTCTGTATGAGCCGTTACTGCTTTCACATCGTCTTTCGTAATTTTTCCATAAGCGCCAGTGCCTGAGACATTGGCTAAATCAATTCCTTCATCGGCAGCCATTTTTTTGGCAAGTGGAGAGACTCGCTGGCCTTTCTCCCCTTTGCTCACTAAGCCCTCGACATCTCGCTTTTGAACTCTGCCTTTTGGTCCAGTGCCAGATACCTCATGAATCGCAACATGATGATCTTTTGCTAACTTTCTTGCTGCCGGCGTAGCACGCACGTTTACACCAGAAGTTGTCTCAATATCTGTAGATGGATCAGGTTCTTGTGGTGTTGCGATGCCTTCTGATAACTCCTCATCAGACTGTGCAGGCGGCGTTTCTGGTACTTGTTCAGAAGCCGTCCCAATATATCCAATGACTGCGTTTACTGGAATTTGATCATCTGCTTCATAATATTTCTTTAGCAATACGCCATCGTCATAGGCTTCAACCTCGATATTGATCTTATCTGTCATTATTTCAAAAAGAGGCTCGCCGATTTCAACCGAATCCCCCTCTTCTTTAAACCATTGAAGTAAGGTGCCGACTTCCATCGTACTGCTTAGCTTCGGCATAAATATCTCTTTTGGCATGATCTTCTCCCCTTTATTTAAGAGCGCACGAGCTCTTTTGCTGCTTCAATAATATCTGGTACTTGCGGAATGACGGCTTTTTCTAATGTTGGATTGTAAGGAATCGGTACAGCAAGACCGCCAAGTCGTTTGATAGGTGCATCTAAGTAGTCGAAGGCTTCACTTTCAGCAATCATACTAGCAATCTCTCCACCATACCCGCCTCGTTTGACTGCCTCATGTACAACGATACATTTGCCTGTTTTCTTGACAGATTCGACAATAGTTTCTTCATCTAATGGAACCAATGTTCTCGGATCAATAATTTCAACATCAATGCCCTCTGCTTCTAATGCCTTCGCCGCTTCTAATGCCTTGTGCACCATAATCGCTGTTGCCACAATGGTGACGTCCTTTCCGCTTCTTTTCACATCAGCTTTTCCTAATGGGATTGAATATGGCTCTTCTGGCACTTCACCTACCGTTTTATATAACAGCTTGTGTTCATAGAAAATGACTGGGTTGTCATCGTCAATGGCCGCTTTCAATAGTCCTTTCGCATCATAAGCTGTCGAAGGCTGTACGACCTTTAATCCCGGAATATGAGCCATCCACGCTTCTAAACTTTGAGAGTGCTGTGCTGCTGCCCCAGTTCCAGAACCGGCTGGTGTTCTTACAACCAATGGCACCTTCCCTTTTCCACCAAACATGTACCGCGTTTTTGCTGCTTGGTTGACAAGTTGATCCATTGCAATTGTAATAAAGTCGGAGAATTGAAGTTCTAAAATCGGCCGCATCCCTGTCAGAGCAGCACCAACCGCACCCCCTGCGATGGCAGCCTCTGAAATTGGTGTATTGCGGACGCGCTCTGGACCAAATTCTTCAATCA includes the following:
- the lpdA gene encoding dihydrolipoyl dehydrogenase; this translates as MMKTYDLTVIGGGPGGYTAALQAAERGRKVALIEESFLGGTCLNRGCIPSKTLLKHAEVIESIEKAKSWGIETGEMVLSFDKMRKRKDDVIEKLRGGIAFLLKQGKIDVYEGRGTAVTKHRIDIEKQDGTDSIETKQLIIATGSSPAIPPILGLHEVQFDTSDTIFDIPDIPASVVIIGGGVIGLELACIFHSLQSKVTIIEAAPSIIPQEDEEASKLLEKELKKKGIHIAKKTTVTEVTENEGIKTVHAKDDKGETHIFTAERLLVCVGRKPRLSAAIKLDLELEGPFIKVNERMETSAEGVYAVGDVAGGYQLAHAAMAEAAVAVSNICGDHEKMNAHIVPRCIYTLPEVASIGLTEKEAKAKGLSFQTERFDLTASGKALAAGEATGFMKLVCDTKYGEVIGATMVGPHVTEMISEASSFMYLEGTAEEMAKMIHPHPTISEGFYEAALHIVSKLRK
- a CDS encoding dihydrolipoamide acetyltransferase family protein, encoding MPKEIFMPKLSSTMEVGTLLQWFKEEGDSVEIGEPLFEIMTDKINIEVEAYDDGVLLKKYYEADDQIPVNAVIGYIGTASEQVPETPPAQSDEELSEGIATPQEPDPSTDIETTSGVNVRATPAARKLAKDHHVAIHEVSGTGPKGRVQKRDVEGLVSKGEKGQRVSPLAKKMAADEGIDLANVSGTGAYGKITKDDVKAVTAHTESAVKTQKLAGMRKVIADRMSQSAFTAPHVTLTSEIDMTKAKEIRKQLLPAIEKETGYRLSFTEIIIHAVSKVLTRHPQINMTFEQNELHFHENVHIGLAVAVKDGLMVPVISHADQKGLAQLTKEAKEIGKSARDQKLLPDQLKGSTFTISNLGMYAIDTFTPIIHQPEVAILGVGRIQEKPVVVDGEIHVRPMMGVSLSFDHRVVDGAPAAAFLTDVKQVLEQPFELLM
- a CDS encoding alpha-ketoacid dehydrogenase subunit beta; the protein is MREMSYLEAVREAMSQEMRQNQDVFILGEDIGVYGGAFGVTRGMIEEFGPERVRNTPISEAAIAGGAVGAALTGMRPILELQFSDFITIAMDQLVNQAAKTRYMFGGKGKVPLVVRTPAGSGTGAAAQHSQSLEAWMAHIPGLKVVQPSTAYDAKGLLKAAIDDDNPVIFYEHKLLYKTVGEVPEEPYSIPLGKADVKRSGKDVTIVATAIMVHKALEAAKALEAEGIDVEIIDPRTLVPLDEETIVESVKKTGKCIVVHEAVKRGGYGGEIASMIAESEAFDYLDAPIKRLGGLAVPIPYNPTLEKAVIPQVPDIIEAAKELVRS